The genomic segment TCATCCTTCACTGCCTGAaatgtcaaaaaacaaacaaataaaaaatctcACTGTATGGCCATTACCTATATTTCCACTGTTGATACCTGGTGAGTCTTCAAGCTTAGGATTTTGCACTAAATGTACAAAAATGGAGGACTGGTTTTGTGTTGTTGCTAGTTATCCTTGAGTTGATCTCAATTCATGGAGACCAGTAAGTGCAGAGTTAGAacttctccataaggttttcatgggtgtgACGCTTTGTAAGctgatcaccaagcctgtcttcctaggTTTCTCTGGGTATGTTCAAATACCGAAAATTTTGGTCactagtcgagcacttaaccatttgcaccacccagggtttcATGGAGAGCACTCATCTCATGTAACTCCACGAATGCTAGGATGATAAAAAGCAACAGAATTACACAGTTTACTGAGTGTTTAAATTCTAGAAAGATTTTGGCTCATGTTATCTTGTGCTTTTCAGAATATTTCTGGATCAGGCAATGAAGTACTGGATGACAAACTTTAACAGGAAATTGGCAAATAGAAGGACCTCTAGAAAATGATATCTGGATTGATCAATTAATGAAAAATGCAGTTGTTTGAAGATTAGGAAATTGTACATGTTTAACCTGGGAAAGATTCAAGGGCAATGCTCCTTGTGTCATCAAATATCCAAGGATATTTCTTGGGAAGAAAGGGATACATTTTGTGAATTAATAGCTGGCATTTATTGATAGATTAATGTATTTTATGCTCccttctaaatattttaaatggacTGTGTCATTTAGTTCAAAAATCACTGTGTAATGTATTTCTATCTTTATTTTACCAATGTTTTTCTAACCtattttaccaatgaggaaactgaggttctttGAAGTTTCATAACTTACTCAAGAGAATGCAAAGCTAGGCAGTCACATTTTACAGGATGTGAACTCTGATACTTGCTTCAAACCTGCACAAGGAACCATTATGGTTCTTGGCTAATGTCTATCATTGGAACTTGTATATAAACACTTCATGAGAAAATAAGAGGAAGGCAGTTTGGAACTTAATATAAAGTTACCAGTCTGACACTTGGAACTGTCCTGCAATGTGGCAGACTATCTCAGAATAAAGGAAGTTCTCTGCCACTGAAGGGCTTGAGACAGAGGTTGAATGGTCAATATCACAGATGGTAAAAAGAGAAGAGGCTTCTGATTTTGTAGAATGTAGATTAGCTCACTCCTAAAttccttaaaatatttattctgagaATCATAGCCTTTGTCAGAAGTGGAGTTGTAGGTAACACTAACGGTTTATGTCTTATGCTATTGAGAAGTTGCAAATTCCCAGATTTCCTGTCTTGGCTCATTTATTTCAAGGGTTTAAGAaagttttccttcctcttttaaaCGTATACATATTTGTACACACAACGTTACTCCCCTGTTTACCGTTTGTCAGCCAGTCTTATAATTCTCAGTCCAAACTCATCTCTCTCAATTTCTCTTACAGGAGTCAATAAGTCAcacagattttgattctttattaTTCCCACAAAATTGCCACATAACTTCATAATATCTTATCTGTGCTATCACAAATAGCTTTCTAACAACATTCCCTAAACCTTAGCCTTGCTGTCCTTCATACATTGACCAAGCTGCTACCAGATTGAACTTTTGAAAGGCTAAATGTTTCCTCCTTCTGCCTTACAAATTTAAAATTATctggcttagaaaatgaacttcaTATTCAGTCTTCTCTTTTCATTAGCTTCCACTTTTATCATTTTTGCTTatgaaccaatttttttttaaatgtttattgattCCGAATCCTACTGCATGTTTaatttttctatgattttttttttgtataagttgttttcttcatattctcTATATGGGTAATATTTACTAAAGAAAAATTCCCCTAAATAGCTAGTTTAATTCCCTTTTGATTAAAGGTACATAAACCCACAAATTGTTATTCAATTAAGAATTCCCTGCCCCCACAGGACCCTAGAAAAATGGGTTGCAACCAGCTGTGATTTAAAGTCCCACCATCCCAACCCCTCCACCACTCCTCCAGGTGACTTTTAGAAAAGACTAGAGAGTTTTTTGAATGTCAAACATGTAGAGGTAGAGAAATCCTGACCTGGAAGAATATCAGACATCATGAGGGTTAAAAATGGAAAACTATAAGGAAGAAAGATAACAATTTCCTTCACATAATTAAGTCTTTTAGGCTGAAGACAagcttttctattttatttttcttgcagtTCTGTTTACttgattgatttttctctttttgcttccATTCCTCTGATTATTTACAATACATACTTCTGTAGAGCTTCTGTTCATTCATATGTTACTCTTCAAGGATTCTCCAGGTAAATCATTACTCATGTGGCCATGTTAAATTTCCCGAATTGTTGGCCAGTGTATAGATAACATGCTATTGGAAAAGTGATCATGTAATATActcatactattttttttatggggcacgtactttatcttcttggagaaTTAAGAAGGAAATATGAGAATAGTACCCATCAGAATCTGAACATGCTGATCAAAGTCTTTACTCAACCCAGCTTTATTTAGTTACACCCTAACAGCTTCCAATACCTATAACTCAGAATTCTAACTAACTGAATTTTAATAATAAGATCTCAGAGGACAgagatttgtttattttgtcctttATGGTTCAATATGACATGAAATTTGATTCGAGTAGATTCATCTGTAACAACAAtgcatttttgttctttttgttagaaTAATGGTGCAATAGTGCCGGTATCTTAAGCTAAGGAGGTAAATTAACCTAAACTGTTTAAAGTTCTTAAAAGAGGTGATGATATTTAATACACATTTAATAAATAGTAGGTACTCCTTTTTGAATCTCAAGACCTGGGCAAAATGTAGATAActcataaatataaaaaaaaaaagtgaaataaatatAGGATGAATAAATTAATTTATGCCTCAATTGTTTTAGACAATACTTGAAACACAgtggatttttaataaatttcgttcaataaaataattagaaaatatacTCTTAATTTGTGTGTAGTGCTACTACCTTCTGATGCAAAAGCAATCTAGTTTGGCATGCTCTATATTTGCTAAAAGGAAGAGTTTCTGAACAAGGAGTCTCAAAAAGGAAAGCCTTGCTCAGAGTTGTGTAAGTTTTtaagagaacaaaaaataaatgcCCTTGCAAATGACCTGAGCTCAGTTATAGTtattcttttatgtctcagaGAAAATCACAGTTTCTTAGgaaaacagcaataacaaaacaaaacaaacaaaaaattgtgtGGAATAACagaatgatgatttttttttttaatgttctcaaTTGTTTTAGGAccgcctcagtttctttatccttTTAATATTTGGCTTAAATGGCTTCAGAAAATGAGCTTTCAAATTCCAAAAGGAAATAAATGTGATTTGCTTAATATTTTATAAAGTCTTCGGTGGAAGTGTTTTTTGAGGCAACAGAAAATGCAAGTTGCAGTGAATCAGCAAGTACGAAAATCCTTTGGGCTTTGGAAGATGATAAAGACAAGCCAGGTGACACTGCAATATTTCCTTGGATAACAGAGATAGAAGGCTGTGGAAGGAACATGTTTTATGTAGTGCAGGAACCTGTGAAGATGGAAATATGGAAATAGCCCTAAGGAAAATAACACACAAAAGAAAACTTACACCTAAACAGGTATCATTTTATTTTGAGTAAATAGAATATGAATACAGCtgcaagtaaaaacaaaacaaaaaagagacgGTTAACTGTCATTTCAAACAGCCAGAAGAAGTAACTAAGGGCTTAGAGAGGTAAAAATGGCTAGTGATGGGGAAAGAAAAGAGGACAAGGGATAGGTTGGCACCTGAACTTAAATACAACAGTTGCACACGGGAAGGAAACTGAAATTTCAAACAAGCTCTGAAAAAACTACAGAGGAAAACACTCATGGATCACACAttaatgaatttattttctcaaaaaataGGGAGAAGGTGAAAAAGGTACGGTTAAGTTTTGGAAACACAATGAAAGTTTGAAAAATTAGGTTGAAAGAATTTCTGAGAAGTCTATGAGATAAGGACTAGGTTATTCAGAAACTAACATGAGGAAACTGTCTAATGAtatataaaactgaaaaatactcCAATCAATATTGTCTTCAGATTTTGATCCCGTTGAATGGTTTACCACCACTGTGAATCCTTTATGTCTAGCCTAGGTGtgatattgtttttaaaataacttttaatctgcaataagtgactgtttttccccccaattgcaattgGTGAATCACAAAAAGTATACGGGTGATGAATAGAGGGCATGAGATAAAGGGAACCAGTTTGGTTAGCTATCATAAGCTAGAAACAAGCCATCTAGTCCATTTAATTTTGCTCATTGAAAATGATTGGGGAATACACAGATGTAGACCCTGATGTTTGGCCACTCAATGACTCTTGGGAAATGAGATAGAAAATTTGAAAGGAATACTTAGGGTAGAAAAGGTAATATGATACATTCATAATATAGTAAAATATATGTgcctaaaataaattaatttctttttattttttaaatttatcaagtcTTCACAGGGAATAGAGGATGAAAAAGCAGTGTCATGATTTGATTCTACTGATGAAGTTACCATGCCAACAATCAATGGCTCAGTCTTCATGCCCTCTGTACTAACACTCATTGGGATCCCTGGCCTGGAGTCAGTGCAGTGTTGGATTGGGATTCCATTCTCTGTCATGTACCTCACTGCTGTGATTGGGAATTCCCTTATCTTAGCTATAATCAAATGGGAAAACAGCCTCCATAAACCCATGTACATTTTTTTGGCTATGTTGGGGACCACAGACATTGCACTTAGCACTTGTATTCTTCCCAAAATGTTAGGCATCTTCTGGTTTCATTTgccaaatatttattttgaatcCTGCCTGCTGCAAATGTGGCTCATTCACTCATTTCAGGCAATTGAATCAGGTGTCCTGCTGGCAATGGCTCtggaccgctatgtggccatttgtaacccCTTGAGACATGCCACCATCTTCTCACAACAACTTCTGATTCATATTGGAGTTGCAGTGACACTTAGGGCTGCCATTCTTATAACGCCATCCATCCTTCTTATTAAATGCTGCCTTAAATTCTACAGAACTGCAATCATCTCCCATTCTTACTGTGAACACATGGCCCTTGTGAAGCTGGCTGTTGAAGATATCCGAGTCAACAAGATATATGGCCTGTTTGTTGCCTTCACCATCCTAGGGTTTGACATAATCTTTATCACCTTGTCCTATGTTCAAATCTTCATCACTGTTTTTCAACTGCCCCAGAAGGAGGCACGACTCAAAGCCTTCAATACATGCATTGCCCACATTTGTGTGTTCCTTCAGTTCtaccttcttgccttcttttctttcttcacacACAGGTTTGGTTCTCACATACCGCCGTATGTTCATATTCTTTTGTCAAACCTTTACCTGTTAGTCCCACCATTTCTCAACCCTATAGTCTATGGGGTGAAGACCAAACAAATTCATGACCATGTCCTGAGAATGCTTGTCTTCAGAAAAATATCTTGATCATCAGTggatccatctgaaaaaaaaaaatagttctaaGTAACAACCTGAATATGGTGAAAAGTATCTTCCTAAAATGTGTACCTCTGGGAAAAATTCTTCAAACTAAATCTCAGAAGCTTATCACTCAAGAAGATGGTCAACAAGTCATTAAATAACCAATGCCTTTGATTGGCGACCTAAATAAAGAACAAAACTCTTAAGATGAGATTTCAAATTATTTAAGATCATTTCTAATTTTGGCTTGTCCCTTTATGCCTGGAGTTCCTCTACCGTATTACCTAGCTCTACATTGAAAATAAAACTAGAAAGCATAAAGTAGCATTAGAACATTCAATAGAAAATATAAATGAGGTGAGCATTTATAATTTCATCTTTCGCTTAATtgactggaaaaaaattaaaaaaaaatacagccactGCTTCTAtagtattttcttaattttttaaaaaataaatataaagtacatccacaaaagtgaaaaaaaaataattgtaaaGCAATACCTATGTAACAACCCCTAGGTGAAGAAATTAATCATTGCTAACATTTAaaactaggagtccctgggtggcaaaaacagttaagcactgggctagtagttgaaaggttggaggtttgaacccacccaaaggcaccttgaaagaaagtcctggcaatatacttctgaaaagtcacagcctcgaaaaccctatggagcacagttctactccgacacccatgGGGTAaacatgagttgaagtcaactcaacagcaactgatgaTTGGTTTCAGCATCCAAAAATCCATGTTTCGTATTATTATCACTCCTCCTAAGGTAATCACTGTACtgacatttaatgtaattatttccttgtttttctctatACTTTTACCACCTAAGCATACATCAATCAAGTGTATTGTTTTGCCTGTTtatgaatgttatataaatggtaCCATTTAATGTATATTCTTTTGCgtttcttttcttgtgagttaCATCCAGGTTATTGTTAGTGCCTCTAGTCTATTATAAATATTCTGCAGTTTGCTTGTTTACTTTCTGGGTTGCTCCACTTAGACAGTCGCTACTCCCATGTGGAAGCATTGATCTGATACTAATATTACCTTCACCTGATGAAGGAATGAGCTTCATTCTGTGATTGGGTTAGGAGGCCCATTTGGCTTTCAGAACAAGTGGTATCCTTACACTTAAACAGTATTAAAAAACTACAGGTGATGCTTTGCTCTTCATCTACCACGTCTACATATAATTTCTAAAATTGCCCAGAATCCAAGGCAGAAATCAGTGACTACTGTCAGGTCCCCACAGAGATTTACCATGAAGGTCCAGAAGTAACTAGAGAAATtgtattggtaaaaaaaaaaaaaaaaacttggaggaTTTAATCCATACTCACTACATTGAATCACTAATcataaaatgataaaagaaaaaaagattcttaattcaagaaataaaaactgaaaatgaaaGGTAGGATGAGTACTGACACATGTATGTGCTCCATATAGTAAGTTTCTGTATCTGTTAAAtgataaatctaaaaaaaaaaaaaaaaaaagactggagcaGAGAATAGTAACTGTTGCCATCCTGCGTGCAAGGCCAGAAGGTAATATACAAGGtgcaggcactgggtttttactgggttagatTGTGTAAATTTTATTTATAGTGGGCAATATTTTTTAACATGAAAACTCCTAAGAAGTGTACCCATAAAGTTAATAGAAGTAATAAATAAGTGCATTTAGCAAGATTTTAAGATACAAGATGCATgtaaaaattatttgtatttctatatactggAGACATGTCTggaaactaccaaaaaaaaaaaaaaaaaagttttgctgCAGAATGCGAAGATCTAAAACACTtagatacatattttttattcactaaaataaaatatttgcagtAATTCTATATTGAAAATTACCAATTATTGAGATTAATTAGGCAACATGAAAGAAATAGAGACTTATACTTTATTCATGGATTAGAAATCTCAATATCATTAAGATGTCTCTTCTCCTTACACTGATCTAAAGATGCAAAGTAGATGCAATAAGAATCtttgcaaacattttttttttgccatcaatTTGAGAAGGTGATTCTGTAATTTACATGGAAATTCAAAGGATTTAGAGCCAAAATAATCTTAAaataaagattttattttgacTACTTACATTATCTGGCATCGACTTAATATAAAGCTATAATAAATTATAATTAATTAAGTTATAATAAACACATGGAATTTTTGCCTAGAGTTAGTTCTAGAAACAGCATTCAGCATTCTTGCTTTTTCTTCCTTATCTCTTATTCTTTCCCAAGTCCATTGTGAATGTTGCTCTCCCAACTCCATTGAAAGTATTTTTCCTAAATTTGCCAATGTCTGGATAATACATCAAGTATCTCTTAGTTAGCTATATGTTAGAAAAGCTAGAAATTAGGTGATAGAAATTTGAGGAGAAAGATATGTGCATAATTCTTTCTTAGAATTTGTcatttggtttttggattaagcAGTAGTCTAATTGATTTTCCCTTATTACTAAAAATTTGAAGACAGGTATTTTGTTTATCTTCAAGAGTACTTGGTGTGATTTCTTCACATATGGGATTCATATTAAAATTGCTttttgaaagaaaagaaggatAAACAGGTGGAAGAAAGGGCTAAAGATAAAGATGGATGAAACGTTTGTCAAAAGTCCAATAACCTGCTCATTGCTCAACATGCTCAACATGCTAGAGCTTGGAAATGTCCACTAGAATTGATCACACTGAGGCTATTACTGCCTTtacaaaaacaatttaaagaaaataaaaaggggaAGAATGAGACTGAGGGAACTCAGAGATAAATGGCGATTGGAGAATAATTATGAATACAGATTTTTCTTCCAGAAGTAactcaggaaaagaaagaaatgtttgttTGAATAGAATGGCAATTCATAGAGACAGGTCTGAATTTTAGTGGACTTTAAATGTTTGCAAACATGGCCCAAAATAAAGGAACTCAGCTAATAAATTAAGACTTGTGTATATGAATTTCTGTGCAGTTAGTCTATACAGAAGAAGAATAGGAGGGAATGGGGAGATACCTGCAAGTGTAGACATTCTTTCTGAGATTTTAGTATTGTGGATAAACCCAAGAGGGCTGACGTAAAATCTTCTGAGTCTCTCAGGGTTTTGGTGAGTGGCTGGAAAATCCCTCATCCCATGGCCAtaactcctcctcctttctcacaTACTCATTAGAGAATATTAATATAAGTGGCTAGCTGCTTTCTTCTCTAATTTGAGCTGAAGAAATATCTGGTGTGTTGCTGAATACCAAAGACCTTGCTATGGTGTTTTGCTGGAGGATGAACACACTAACATGTTCTCTGACAGAGCTTTGGAGAAAGGAGAGTGTCAGGACTGCAGAGATAAAAGAATAGTGTGAAAGACTATCCAAGAGTATGTTCACAGTATAATATTCGCAGATGATCCCAGCATCTACCAAATGATTAGAGTTCATTGCATTGAGAAGGTGCTGTTACAGAATGTGCAGACAGAAAGAAGAGGCTTTGTAGAACACAAAACATGAGGGATTGAGACTGGAATCCCAGGAATAGAAAAGATTTGATGACTTGAAAGTATATGACCACCTGGAAACACACTTCAGGCATCTGGTAAGAGTAAAATCAGCTCTCAACAACCACGGAGGAGTTAGCGTCACTATTTCAAAGTTCACTCCCATAATTTGTCATTACCAGCTTCTACGATCACAATCCCTCCATGCCACTAACCAGGGACTCAGTTGTTTACATACTTTCCCACATGCCAGCCCACCATCTGTACCACTCAGATAACTCTCACCTGTTAGCTCCTGTGTCGGACACTGTGATAACCCTGTGATATCTCAAAGGATACCTATTCTACTTTTGATTGACTTTGGAGAAGAAATACTTTGGTTCTATTAGAAAGAGTCAATGATCTGTGGGTGGGGAAGTCATAGAATTGAGCACGAAGAACACGTCTGTGGAAATGCCAGTACTTGGTTGACAGGCTATCCTAAATGTATGTTGGTGGATACAGCCTTCCTCGCATAATATAACCCCTGCTgacttcattctttcatttaaattTAACAACATAAAACCAAAGCTACTTCCTTTATTGCTTGCATACGTGAAGACATTCAATACATGGCTAGCTGATTtagaagcttgctgacatgatttGAAAGCAGCTTTATTAGAGTCTAGGGAAGCATGAAATAACCCAGCTCTATTCTTTAcagaatcacaaatatttctttaACGGATGGCTTTAGGATGTCTTAAaactaaatatgtattttttttgtgattttgatTAGAGAAGAGCACTCAAAGATGATATAAAAAGCCAATATTTCAGAAAAATCACTCATCAGTAAAACCAGGAAGAAATtaacttttcttcatttgttcTATGGTCGTTTTCTGAATCATTTCTGGTACCCCAAAACCTTATcctctgtattttctctctagTTCTTCTTTGGCATGTTTGAATAAGTTCATTCATCACTCTTGTGTTCTCTAAGTTGTTTATGTCTGAGCTCACAAATGATACAAGCTTTCAAGTATATCTGTATTTTGTTTAGAAACAATGGATAAATCTCAGGCAAATGATAGCTCTGAACAGTTTAAACCCAAGAATCAGGTCTTTATTATGGCTTAGTTAACTGTTCCCCCATT from the Loxodonta africana isolate mLoxAfr1 chromosome 7, mLoxAfr1.hap2, whole genome shotgun sequence genome contains:
- the LOC100676942 gene encoding olfactory receptor 52A5, translated to MPTINGSVFMPSVLTLIGIPGLESVQCWIGIPFSVMYLTAVIGNSLILAIIKWENSLHKPMYIFLAMLGTTDIALSTCILPKMLGIFWFHLPNIYFESCLLQMWLIHSFQAIESGVLLAMALDRYVAICNPLRHATIFSQQLLIHIGVAVTLRAAILITPSILLIKCCLKFYRTAIISHSYCEHMALVKLAVEDIRVNKIYGLFVAFTILGFDIIFITLSYVQIFITVFQLPQKEARLKAFNTCIAHICVFLQFYLLAFFSFFTHRFGSHIPPYVHILLSNLYLLVPPFLNPIVYGVKTKQIHDHVLRMLVFRKIS